One window of the Octopus sinensis linkage group LG3, ASM634580v1, whole genome shotgun sequence genome contains the following:
- the LOC115209379 gene encoding CUB and sushi domain-containing protein 3-like, which produces MISRTFFFLFLIILTVKSENNTFGNVMKTIVSEYSNSTSTDNNYAAWFFEQMIKLLNCGPLPKLNNSQIQYTLKWEEEKIHLQQRCNRYYEASVENTADIICWNGKWMYEDRKCKLITCPIFPKPANSFMINVAYTYNSVIRFSCVSDYILRGNNTIRCQENKQWSSLPPICEIVKCLPPHPPKHGKVNNTNEVEINETIHYSCLKPYNLKGESVLTCLQGGSWSFPAPVCILKCVVPEIAGRVVTISEGTILKPRTLINQGEKVLYSCKRSFIPVAFGVVQCLLGKWYPDILCRKTCKIEKLHGLNYILSHNFSVIEYSCSAGETLLGDSKRTCLENGTWSGKLPQCVKYCQLLPVFGIYSYRNSDTLQYLPFGSTVLENTNIMYSCELPYVKSSSKNVMCRNGILTPKPRCSFRDIQLINSEVSFTHLSSNYYVCKTKYTCEFFGYRRKSCNYNKCQYYANARCVQLGFNNATSEMYISANTTNCCAMQCYD; this is translated from the coding sequence ATGATATCcagaacattttttttccttttcttaattATATTAACAGTGAAAAGTGAAAATAATACGTTTGGAAATGTTATGAAAACGATTGTGTCGGAATACAGTAATTCGACGTCAACTGACAACAACTATGCTGCGTGGTTTTTTGAACAAATGATAAAGCTTCTAAACTGCGGTCCTTTACCGAAATTAAACAACAGTCAAATACAATATACTTTGAAatgggaagaggaaaaaatacaCCTGCAACAAAGGTGCAACCGCTATTATGAAGCAAGCGTAGAGAATACAGCCGATATTATTTGTTGGAATGGTAAATGGATGTATGAAGATAGAAAATGTAAGTTAATAACTTGCCCGATTTTTCCTAAACCTGCAAACAGTTTCATGATAAatgttgcatacacatataactctGTTATTCgcttttcctgtgtttctgattatattttgcGAGGAAACAATACAATACGTTGTCAAGAAAATAAACAGTGGTCGTCTCTACCACCAATCTGTGAAATTGTTAAATGTCTCCCACCGCATCCACCCAAACATGGCAAggtaaacaatacaaatgaagttgAAATTAACGAAACAATTCACTACAGTTGCTTAAAACCTTATAATCTGAAAGGTGAATCTGTATTAACTTGTCTTCAAGGCGGTAGCTGGAGCTTTCCGGCACCTGTCTGCATTTTGAAATGTGTtgtacctgaaattgctggcagaGTTGTGACTATTTCTGAAGGTACAATTTTAAAACCAAGAACCTTAATCAACCAAGGAGAGAAAGTGTTATATTCGTGCAAACGATCCTTCATTCCTGTCGCATTTGGTGTCGTTCAATGCTTGTTAGGTAAATGGTATCCAGACATACTTTGCAGAAAAACGTGCAAAATTGAGAAACTACAtggattaaattatattttgtcaCATAATTTTTCAGTTATTGAATATAGCTGTTCAGCAGGAGAAACATTGTTGGGAGATTCTAAAAGGACCTGTTTAGAAAATGGAACGTGGAGTGGAAAACTTCCACAGTGTGTAAAGTACTGTCAATTGTTACCCGTGTTTGGCATATACAGCTACCGAAATTCAGACACTTTGCAATATCTTCCATTTGGCAGCACAGTCTTAGAAAATACGAATATTATGTATTCATGTGAACTTCCTTATGTGAAGAGCTCAAGTAAGAATGTGATGTGTCGTAATGGCATTTTGACCCCCAAACCACGCTGTTCATTTAGAGATATTCAGTTGATAAATTCTGAAGTCAGTTTTACTCATTTATCGTCAAACTATTATGtttgtaaaacaaaatacacTTGCGAATTTTTTGGTTACAGACGGAAATCATGCAACTATAATAAGTGTCAATATTATGCAAACGCTCGATGTGTCCAACTAGGCTTTAACAATGCAACATCAGAAATGTATATTAGTGCAAATACTACTAATTGTTGTGCTATGCAATGTTATGATTAA